The Thiovulum sp. ES genome includes the window TCTATGCTTTCTGCCTCTAAGGCAATGCTTCAATCTGATATAGATGACCTAATATCAGATATAACTAAAACTGAGTCTGAAATATCTCTTTTAGTAAAAACCTCAGAATTTTTCTACACAACAATAGAAACTAGAGTTACTTCTTTATCCCATAAAATTGAACATATTATAAACAGTGGCTTATCTTACATATACGGAGAGTCTTTTAATTTAAAGATACAGTCAAGAAAAAGAGGCAAGAGACAGGAATTCTTTATCGAACTAACTAAAAACGGAGTTACAGGTCTATCAGAAAAACATGGTGGTGGAGTTCTTGCAGTAGTGAGCCTTCTATTTAAGATTGTGTTCATATCTATTCTAAAACATAATAAACTCTCCATATTTGATGAGAGCTTATCCTTTGTATCTAAAGAATATCAGTTAAGACTGTCAGAATTCTTAAATAAATTATCTAAAGATATGGGCTTATCTATCGTAGTAATATCACACCAACCTTTATTGAGTGAGTATGCTACCAAGGTATATGTGTCTCAGAAAGACAGAAATAATCATACTAAATTTAAATCTAAATAGGAGTCTAAATGGTTTATGTTGGGTCTAAGGCTAGGGTCTCTAGCTCAATAAGTTCTATAATAAATAGAACTATTAAGAAGAGCAAATCGAAAGGTTATATCGAACCATTTGTAGGCGGGGCTAATGTAATCATTAATATAAAAGCTCAGCATAGAATAGGTTCTGACATCCATGAGGACTTAATAAAACTCTTTAAGTGCTTACAACTAGGATTTGTTCCTAGTTGTAACATAACAGCAGAAGACTATTACAAGTCATATCATACAGAAGATAGAACTTGTCAAGATATACATAATGGTTACATAGGTTCATACGGAGCTAAATACTTTCCTAGTGATAGATTAGTTCCTGTGTCTGAAAACAGAGACCATATGAAAGAGAGAACTGATAATTTAAAAAAGCAGATACCTCTATTACATGAAATTGAGTTTAAATCTAACAACTATCTTGACATAGATATTCCAGAAGATTATGTAGTCTATTGCGACCCTCCTTACTTTACAGGTAGAGCAGATTATTATGAAAACAATCTAATGAACTATGAGATATTCTGGAGCTGGGTGCGAGAAACCTCTAAATCCAACATTGTGTTTGTTTCTGAATATTCCGCCCCTCGAGATTTTGAACCTATCTGGGAGCAAAATGTAAAGTCTTTTCTATCGAGGAATAGTATTACAAACAGACAGGAAAAGCTATTCATACATAATACTATAAAAGATAAAACTCCTGTTCTATTTTAATCTAAACAAGGCTATAAATGACTACAACAGACTTAGAGACAATCTATAAAAAAGCTTTATCTAATAATAAGACCTCATCATTTGTTACCTATCTGACTAGCAGAGGCTTCTCTATAGATGATGTCTCAGAACTAGGGTATATTGACTACATGGAATACGAAGACTATGAATTTGTAAATGTATCAGTGTTGCCTATCAGAGACCTACAAGGAAACTTACAGATGTTAGAATTCAGAAACATATCACATAAAACCTACTTGAAACTTCAGACCTCATCATTTTTTATTCCATGCTATAATTGTAAAGAGCTTCTAAACTATTCTACAATAATCATAACGGAGAGTTATTTTAATGCTAAGGTCTTACAGAAAAAAGTAACAGATAAATTGGTAATATCTACACTGAAAGCTTCAGTCTCTAATCATTTGTTACATATGTTAGCCATTAATGCTTCAACTATAATCTTAGCATTTGATAACGATTCCTCAGGAATTGCTAACACTAAGAGGGTTTTATCTTTTTATGAGAAATATTATCCAGACATTGATACAGAGGTAATAGATTTCATAGGAGATATAGATTTGAACGATATCTATCTAAAAGATATGCAACAATTTAGCTCAATACTCTATCAACTAAAATATCTATAAAGGCAATAGATGACTCATCATGCTAAGATACAGAATATGTCTGACATATCTGTATCAAAAATAACAGGACTAAGTCTAGGAAACCTAACTATACATGCTATTCCAATTGAAATCTCTTACAAAGAGGGGACTATTGGAATAGGTCTCTCAGCAAATGTTGATTTAATTACATCTTTAGTAGAATTTAACTATTCTAAAGAGGCAGAAGCTTTTAAGTCTAAAGAGAACAAAAGAGAAATCTTAAATACATTAATCGAGGGTGTAGAAAATGCTATTCGTTCAGGTATTAATCTGAAGAAAATCTCCACACAGATTGAAGAACTCGACCAAGAGGTGCTGGAAACCTTAAGGAAAATGAACGGTAAGCCTCCTAAAGAAGAGCAAGTGCCACCTCCTTCTGAAGACATAAAAGAAGAGAAATTCGAGAATATCTAAAAGATGAAAGTCTTTCCTATATCAGTTGCTAAATTAATATACAGACCTTTATCTAAGAGCTTGTCTAGAATAAAGGCAGTCTCTAAAGCTTACGATATAAACGAAGACTTACTATTGCAGTCTTTCTCAGTCTATTTAACTACTTTGATACAACAGAGAGCTAGAGAGCATGTGTCTAAACAGAAGATAGGTAGGTCTTCTATGTCTTCAAAGTATAAGCCTTTATCTAATTCTTATAATAAATCTAAGCCTATCAACACTAGAAATAAGTTCTGGACATACTCTGATTTTCTAATAAATAATCTCCAAACATACACAATTAACAACATAATTCATATAGGCTATCAGGACTCAGTTATACATCCTAGGACAGGAGCTAAAGCTAACGATATTATACAGTGGTTAGAATATGGAACTTTATCTATACCTGCTAGACCTCTCTTCACTCCAATTGTAAGTAGAATATCTCGAGAAATAGGTGTCTATTTTGAAGCTCATGTGAATAAATTAATCGAGGATAAAAAGTTATAAGTAAAGAGACTGAATAGCACCAAGTGGCTCTAAAAGAGGCTCATAATAGTTCTAAATTGTATTTTTATTAAATAAATGAAAGGAAAAACCTGTGCTATTTATTAACCACAAAACTACATATAGATATCATATTACCAAAACTGATTATCTATGAAGACCTTATGGCTGAAGAATTGAAACCAAAGTTCTACAAAAGGTTCTGTTTTGTAGTTGAGGCTATTAATAAATAAAAACTTAAGTCTCAACAGAAAACTGACAGAGGTTTTGCATCTATGTTAGTAACTATTGCCAGTGCTTCAAGACATGATAATTTCTCCATATCTATTGAATCCAAGATAAACGGTAACGGAGAAGACGATTGCGTAGAGTCTTCGTCTGTAACTCCTGATTTAGAACTAAACATCATCTCCCTATGGTTAGACGAGAAAAAAGCAAGACAACTACTTGTATCCGATGTTAATAAATACATTAAAGGAATTATTGATGGCTAAAATGAAAAGCCTATTTACAGAAGATATATCTCAAATTCCTCAAGACATACCAAAGGAATTATTGAACGAGATTAGAGCAGAATATAAGGGCGACGAGTATTGTGATGAGCAATACAAGAAATACTCACATTTGTTTCCTTTAAAGTATTCTAAACTGAAAGAAGCTTCAAAAGAATACTTAACGGATATATTACATGCTTCTGTGGTCTTTTTCTATAAAGAACGGCTGAAGCTTATGAATAATAAGACTTACACAGATTACAGAGACTTAACTAGAACTTTAGAAGTTAAGTCAGAATCTGTATTCGACATTGATTCTAAATACTTGAAAAGAAATAATAACGGATTAGGTTTTCTGAATTCATTCATTAAAGAAGCCTTATTAAAGGTTACATTTGCAGGTAAATCAAAGAAAACTTTAAAAGAACTTACAGATAACTACAAACATAACTTTAAGATTGCTTGTAAAACATTAGCTTTTAAAACTGACTTATCTTTAAATCATATGTTCTCAACAAGTAAGCTAGTTGATACACAGACAGTTTCTAACTTTAGACCTACATCAGCTATCTATATATTCTTAGAATATGCTTTGAAACAGTCTGACGAGAAAGATATATACATTCTAGTCCCGTCAGAGGGGTGGTTAGGCCGTCTATTAGCTAGTTTCTATCTAGCTTGGAATTACAGAGACAGAAATATCCACTACCACACTATTGACCCAAACCCAGAAGTAAATAGAGTCTTCCACGAAGTTGTCTCAGTTCTTAATAAATATGGGAACTTCTTTAAAGTGGATAACTGGTTTCCATTAATTCATCAACATGGCTCAGAGACAGAAGAAGCTAGGTTCAGA containing:
- a CDS encoding site-specific DNA methylase (PFAM: D12 class N6 adenine-specific DNA methyltransferase), producing the protein MVYVGSKARVSSSISSIINRTIKKSKSKGYIEPFVGGANVIINIKAQHRIGSDIHEDLIKLFKCLQLGFVPSCNITAEDYYKSYHTEDRTCQDIHNGYIGSYGAKYFPSDRLVPVSENRDHMKERTDNLKKQIPLLHEIEFKSNNYLDIDIPEDYVVYCDPPYFTGRADYYENNLMNYEIFWSWVRETSKSNIVFVSEYSAPRDFEPIWEQNVKSFLSRNSITNRQEKLFIHNTIKDKTPVLF